In one window of Zhihengliuella sp. ISTPL4 DNA:
- a CDS encoding DUF4188 domain-containing protein, whose translation MSKVFTGRMTHRHNGELVIFHVGMQINRWWRLDHWLPAFFAMPRMLKELSIDEDSGLRGYHILLGAGGPYLVQYWSSIDKLYAYASNPVQEHRPAWAAFNRAARKAPGTLGVWHETYLIDSAESVYVSTKRMGLAAATEHVPVPRRHDRAQARFADGRVEAGRRASLEG comes from the coding sequence ATGTCGAAAGTCTTCACGGGCCGGATGACCCACCGCCACAACGGGGAACTCGTCATCTTCCACGTCGGTATGCAGATCAATCGCTGGTGGCGTCTCGACCACTGGCTGCCCGCCTTCTTCGCCATGCCCCGCATGCTCAAGGAACTCAGTATCGACGAGGACTCCGGCCTGCGCGGCTATCACATCCTTCTCGGCGCGGGCGGCCCGTATCTCGTGCAGTACTGGTCGTCGATCGACAAGCTGTACGCCTATGCATCCAACCCTGTACAGGAACACCGCCCCGCCTGGGCCGCGTTCAACCGCGCCGCCCGGAAGGCACCGGGCACCCTCGGCGTCTGGCACGAGACCTACCTGATCGACAGCGCCGAGAGCGTGTACGTCTCGACGAAACGCATGGGCCTCGCGGCAGCAACGGAGCATGTGCCCGTGCCGCGGCGCCACGACCGTGCCCAGGCGCGGTTCGCGGATGGGCGGGTAGAGGCAGGGCGCCGCGCGTCGCTCGAAGGCTAG
- a CDS encoding TetR/AcrR family transcriptional regulator codes for MPRPRSEKARQSVLEAMRRALAADGYEAVTIEGLAAEAEVSKQTIYRWWPSKAAILGEALLEGSVPGSDVVVPMTDDLGADLRAWFTAVSAGLARPEGVSLARALIEVTAADPELGLVLNERLAAPIREWVAERVARGRDAGDVRADVDAAAVADEFIAIASYSALIGQPLSVERVEETVVRLLRGIAA; via the coding sequence GTGCCCCGTCCTCGCAGTGAAAAGGCCCGCCAGTCCGTGCTGGAGGCGATGCGTCGCGCGCTCGCCGCAGACGGGTACGAGGCCGTGACGATCGAGGGTCTCGCCGCTGAGGCGGAGGTGTCGAAGCAGACGATCTACCGGTGGTGGCCGTCGAAGGCTGCGATCCTCGGGGAAGCGCTGCTCGAGGGGAGCGTCCCTGGTTCGGATGTCGTCGTGCCGATGACGGATGACCTCGGTGCGGACCTGCGTGCGTGGTTCACGGCGGTGTCCGCGGGTCTGGCCCGGCCTGAGGGCGTCTCGCTGGCGCGGGCGCTCATCGAGGTGACGGCGGCCGACCCGGAGCTGGGGCTCGTGTTGAACGAGCGGCTGGCGGCGCCGATTCGGGAATGGGTGGCGGAGCGCGTCGCGCGCGGGCGTGATGCGGGGGACGTGCGTGCGGATGTGGATGCCGCCGCGGTCGCCGACGAGTTCATCGCGATCGCCTCGTACTCCGCCCTGATCGGGCAGCCGTTAAGTGTGGAGCGGGTGGAGGAGACGGTAGTCCGGTTGTTGCGGGGGATCGCGGCGTGA
- a CDS encoding GNAT family N-acetyltransferase produces MDHPDPTIESLHTLTDADAQAIAALLAQVSASAVFDRARTEAVIAHEATELLVARDSGRIVGTATLVTAPSLTGLRGHVEDVVVDEAERGRGIARLLLERMTQLAQERGLRTLDLTSRPSRESALRLYESVGFRRRETNLLRFSPTAD; encoded by the coding sequence ATGGACCACCCTGACCCGACCATCGAATCACTGCACACTCTCACGGACGCGGACGCCCAAGCAATCGCCGCGCTCTTGGCGCAGGTCTCCGCGTCAGCAGTATTCGATCGCGCTCGAACGGAGGCGGTCATCGCACACGAGGCGACGGAGCTCCTGGTTGCACGGGACTCTGGGCGCATCGTCGGCACCGCGACTCTCGTGACCGCACCTTCGCTGACCGGGCTCCGCGGGCACGTCGAAGATGTCGTGGTCGACGAGGCGGAACGGGGGCGCGGCATCGCGCGACTCCTTTTGGAGCGCATGACGCAGCTTGCACAAGAGCGCGGACTCCGGACGCTCGATCTCACCTCACGCCCGTCCCGAGAGTCCGCACTGCGGCTGTACGAGTCCGTCGGGTTCCGCAGGCGTGAGACGAACCTGCTTCGATTCAGCCCTACCGCGGACTAG
- the purL gene encoding phosphoribosylformylglycinamidine synthase subunit PurL — MTTAPAPSPQHVPDSVENAIATPEKEQPYGALGLKDDEYARIKEILGRRPTSGELAMYSVMWSEHCSYKSSKNYLRRFGQKVSDEMKERLMVGMGQNAGVVDVGEGWAVTFKAESHNHPSFIEPFQGAATGVGGIVRDIISMGARPVAVMDALRFGAIDHPDTARVVHGVTSGISFYGNCLGLPNIGGETVFDSVYQANPLVNALAVGVLRHEDLKLANATGVGNKVVLFGARTGGDGIGGASILASDSFDSTGPTKRPAVQVGDPFAEKVLIECCLELYRGELVEAIQDLGAAGISCATSELAANGNSGMHVSLDNVLLRDPTLTAEEILMSESQERMMAIVAPEKLDAFLAVVNKWEVETSVLGEVTGDGRLIIDWQGERIVDVDPSTVAVDGPVYDRPVAYPTWIDALQADAAENLPRANDPETLREQFLALVASPNLADTSWITNQYDYYVLGNTALSFPDDAGMIRVDEESGLGFSVATDANGRYCQLDPYAGAQLALAEAYRNVAVTGAVPTAITDCLNFGSPENPEVMWQFGQTVDGLADGCYELGTPVTGGNVSFYNQTGDVPIHPTPLVGVLGIIDDVSRRIPSGWQDEGQNIYLLGTTSTELSGSAWAEVVHQHLGGRPPKVDLAGEKRLAGLLAAARDEWLISSAHDLSEGGLAQALAEGVMRFGVGARVWLNEIIERDDVDAATALFSESTGRVIVTVPREDDVKFRGLCEGRGYPVARIGVTDSEPQLEVQDVFTVSAAELRERSQATLPSYFGPTVTEPVA, encoded by the coding sequence GTGACCACCGCCCCTGCACCTTCCCCCCAGCACGTCCCCGACTCCGTCGAGAACGCGATCGCGACGCCCGAGAAGGAGCAGCCCTACGGCGCCCTCGGGCTCAAGGACGACGAGTACGCGCGCATCAAGGAGATCCTCGGCCGCCGCCCCACCTCGGGCGAGCTGGCGATGTACTCGGTGATGTGGTCGGAGCACTGCTCCTACAAGTCGAGCAAGAACTACCTGCGCCGCTTCGGCCAGAAGGTCTCCGACGAGATGAAGGAACGCCTCATGGTCGGCATGGGCCAGAACGCGGGCGTCGTCGACGTCGGCGAGGGCTGGGCCGTCACCTTCAAGGCGGAGTCGCACAACCACCCGTCGTTCATCGAGCCGTTCCAGGGCGCGGCGACCGGCGTCGGCGGTATCGTCCGCGACATCATCTCGATGGGCGCCCGCCCCGTCGCGGTCATGGACGCGCTGCGCTTCGGGGCGATCGACCACCCTGACACCGCCCGCGTCGTGCACGGCGTGACGAGCGGCATCAGCTTCTACGGCAACTGCCTGGGCCTTCCGAACATCGGCGGCGAGACCGTCTTCGACAGCGTCTACCAGGCCAACCCGCTCGTGAACGCGCTCGCGGTGGGCGTGCTGCGCCACGAAGACCTCAAGCTCGCGAACGCGACCGGCGTCGGCAACAAGGTCGTCCTGTTCGGTGCGCGCACGGGCGGCGACGGCATCGGCGGCGCGAGCATCCTCGCGTCCGACTCGTTCGACTCGACCGGCCCGACCAAGCGCCCCGCGGTGCAGGTGGGCGACCCGTTCGCCGAGAAGGTGCTCATCGAGTGCTGTCTGGAGCTCTACCGCGGCGAGCTCGTCGAGGCGATCCAGGATCTCGGTGCCGCCGGCATCTCCTGCGCGACCAGCGAGCTCGCGGCCAACGGCAACAGCGGCATGCACGTCTCGCTCGATAACGTGCTGCTGCGCGACCCCACGCTCACGGCCGAGGAGATCCTCATGTCGGAGTCGCAGGAGCGCATGATGGCGATTGTCGCCCCCGAGAAGCTCGACGCCTTCCTGGCCGTCGTGAACAAGTGGGAGGTCGAGACCTCCGTGCTCGGCGAGGTCACCGGCGACGGACGCCTCATCATCGACTGGCAGGGCGAGCGCATCGTCGACGTCGACCCCTCGACCGTCGCGGTCGACGGCCCCGTCTACGACCGCCCGGTCGCCTACCCGACGTGGATCGACGCCCTGCAGGCCGACGCCGCCGAGAACCTGCCGCGCGCGAACGACCCGGAGACGCTGCGCGAGCAGTTCCTCGCCCTCGTCGCCTCCCCGAACCTCGCGGACACGAGCTGGATCACGAACCAGTACGACTACTACGTGCTCGGCAACACGGCCCTGAGCTTCCCCGACGACGCCGGCATGATCCGCGTGGACGAGGAGTCCGGCCTGGGCTTCTCCGTCGCGACCGACGCCAACGGCCGCTACTGCCAGCTCGACCCGTACGCGGGCGCGCAGCTCGCGCTCGCCGAGGCGTACCGCAACGTCGCCGTCACCGGTGCCGTGCCGACGGCCATCACCGACTGCCTCAACTTCGGTTCCCCCGAGAACCCCGAGGTCATGTGGCAGTTCGGGCAGACCGTCGACGGCCTCGCGGACGGCTGCTACGAACTGGGCACCCCGGTCACCGGCGGCAACGTCTCGTTCTACAACCAGACCGGCGACGTCCCGATCCACCCGACCCCGCTCGTCGGCGTGCTGGGCATCATCGACGACGTCTCCCGCCGCATCCCGTCCGGCTGGCAGGACGAGGGGCAGAACATCTACCTGCTCGGCACCACGTCGACCGAGCTCTCCGGCTCCGCGTGGGCCGAGGTCGTGCACCAGCACCTCGGCGGCCGCCCGCCGAAGGTCGACCTCGCGGGCGAGAAGCGCCTGGCCGGCCTGCTCGCCGCGGCCCGGGACGAATGGCTCATCTCCTCCGCGCACGACCTCTCCGAAGGGGGTCTCGCGCAGGCCCTGGCCGAGGGCGTCATGCGCTTCGGCGTCGGCGCCCGCGTCTGGCTCAACGAGATCATCGAGCGCGATGACGTGGACGCCGCGACCGCCCTGTTCTCCGAGTCGACCGGCCGCGTGATCGTGACCGTCCCCCGCGAGGACGACGTGAAGTTCCGCGGGCTCTGCGAGGGCCGCGGCTACCCGGTCGCCCGCATCGGCGTCACGGACAGCGAGCCGCAGCTCGAGGTGCAGGACGTCTTCACCGTCTCGGCCGCCGAGCTCCGCGAGCGCTCGCAGGCCACGCTGCCGTCGTACTTCGGTCCGACCGTCACGGAGCCGGTGGCCTGA
- a CDS encoding VOC family protein produces the protein MTITTTTHLNFGGTARQALEFYQSVFGGEVTAATYGQFGMPEGVPGSDKIVFGQLEGPVRLMAYDIPGLDDGDPAATAGSTRRENGMTITDRSFFQSLRAESLDELHPVWDRLADGATVVEPLAASAWSAGFGMLTDRFGVTWVLDVA, from the coding sequence ATGACCATCACGACCACCACACACCTGAACTTCGGCGGAACGGCGCGACAGGCGCTCGAGTTCTACCAGTCGGTCTTCGGCGGGGAGGTGACCGCGGCGACGTACGGACAGTTCGGCATGCCGGAAGGGGTCCCCGGTTCCGACAAGATCGTGTTCGGGCAGCTGGAGGGTCCCGTGCGCCTGATGGCATACGACATCCCGGGGCTGGACGACGGCGACCCTGCGGCGACCGCGGGCAGCACGCGCCGAGAGAACGGGATGACGATCACCGACCGCTCCTTCTTCCAGTCGTTGCGGGCGGAGTCCCTCGACGAGCTCCATCCCGTCTGGGACCGTCTCGCGGACGGCGCGACGGTGGTCGAGCCGCTCGCCGCTTCGGCGTGGTCCGCCGGGTTCGGCATGCTCACCGACCGCTTCGGCGTGACCTGGGTGCTCGACGTCGCATGA
- a CDS encoding TetR/AcrR family transcriptional regulator → MVNEHRSGPVRSTAAREAILDATARLFHNQGYDRLTIEGIAKEAKVGKQTIYRWWPSRGALIGECLAEGRLIPVDFVVPDTGDLSADVETWLRSVLSILEKPQGGVLLRSLVAAATEDASVGAHLGESLGVEKYLSERLRGGIRDGQLPDDAPVEQLGRAILGAIIVESLGREAHDPGSVVALTRYLFAR, encoded by the coding sequence ATGGTGAACGAGCATCGCAGCGGCCCCGTGCGCAGCACCGCGGCCCGCGAGGCGATCCTCGACGCGACGGCCCGGCTCTTCCACAATCAGGGATACGACCGGCTCACGATCGAGGGCATCGCCAAGGAGGCCAAGGTCGGCAAGCAGACGATCTACCGCTGGTGGCCGTCGCGCGGCGCCCTCATCGGGGAATGCCTGGCCGAGGGGCGTCTCATCCCCGTGGACTTCGTCGTGCCCGACACCGGAGACCTCTCCGCCGACGTGGAGACCTGGCTGCGCAGCGTGCTGTCGATCCTCGAGAAGCCGCAGGGCGGGGTGCTGCTGCGGTCGCTCGTGGCCGCGGCCACGGAGGACGCCTCGGTCGGCGCGCACCTCGGGGAGAGCCTCGGGGTGGAGAAGTACCTGTCGGAGCGTCTCCGCGGCGGCATCCGCGACGGTCAGCTTCCGGACGACGCCCCGGTCGAGCAACTCGGCCGCGCGATCCTCGGGGCCATCATCGTGGAGTCCCTCGGCCGCGAGGCCCACGATCCCGGCTCCGTCGTCGCCCTGACCCGCTACCTCTTCGCCCGCTGA
- a CDS encoding helix-turn-helix transcriptional regulator: protein MDAPSHRTLQLLSLLQTGGEWSVPDLAARLTVSPRTVRRDMQRLRDLGYDVHSRPGPGAVYRLRPGTRIPPLLLDADDVTAIITGLLVLEAWGPEDPSAAVARAKIEQVLPPGLRRRAAATALSTQILRAEPAPAEWSAVGTLADAVAQGARVAFTYTDRHEHASERVIAPHRHVLHKGRWYVVGFDIDRDDWRLFRLDRMREVRTLPGAFAAREFPFTSVEEWLASDFGRSGS from the coding sequence GTGGACGCTCCCTCGCACCGCACACTCCAGCTGCTGTCGCTGCTGCAGACCGGCGGCGAGTGGAGCGTGCCCGACCTCGCCGCCCGCCTGACCGTGAGCCCGCGGACGGTCCGCCGCGATATGCAGCGCCTACGCGACCTCGGCTACGACGTCCACTCCCGCCCCGGTCCCGGCGCGGTCTATCGCCTGCGACCGGGGACGCGCATCCCACCGCTGCTCCTGGACGCCGACGACGTCACCGCGATCATCACCGGGCTACTCGTCCTCGAGGCGTGGGGCCCGGAGGATCCGTCCGCCGCCGTCGCCCGCGCGAAGATCGAGCAGGTCCTTCCGCCGGGCCTTCGACGACGGGCCGCCGCGACGGCGTTGTCCACGCAGATCCTCCGCGCGGAGCCGGCGCCCGCCGAGTGGAGTGCGGTCGGGACACTCGCCGACGCGGTCGCGCAGGGCGCTCGCGTCGCCTTCACCTATACCGACCGGCACGAGCACGCCTCGGAGCGGGTGATCGCGCCGCATCGCCATGTCCTCCACAAAGGGCGGTGGTACGTGGTCGGCTTCGATATCGATCGCGACGACTGGCGCCTGTTCCGGCTCGACCGGATGCGGGAGGTGCGGACGCTGCCGGGGGCGTTCGCGGCGCGGGAGTTCCCGTTCACCTCGGTCGAGGAGTGGCTCGCGAGCGACTTCGGCCGGTCCGGAAGCTGA
- a CDS encoding MerR family transcriptional regulator, producing MRISELSGQTGVTVPTIKYYLREGLLPEGERTSATQAVYDEKHVERLRVIRALLDAGVSIAETRRVVAALDDPPANAHELLGAAHAAITPPVDDSLDLTDAEALVAGLGWKPGMCDEAVLYAVARALQGLEHVGFTVPDAAMAEYLASVRRIADAEIAGVPGESAEAAVRYVVLGSVLVEPLLLALRRVAQQVSSGERFGTELDGSSENDLGST from the coding sequence ATGAGGATTTCCGAACTGTCAGGGCAGACCGGCGTGACCGTGCCGACGATCAAGTACTACCTGCGCGAGGGACTGCTGCCCGAGGGGGAGCGCACCTCCGCGACGCAGGCCGTGTACGACGAGAAGCACGTCGAGCGGCTACGCGTGATCCGAGCCCTGCTCGACGCGGGCGTGAGCATCGCGGAGACGCGACGGGTGGTCGCGGCGCTGGATGATCCGCCCGCGAATGCGCACGAGCTGCTAGGGGCAGCACATGCGGCGATCACTCCACCGGTGGATGACTCGTTGGATCTGACTGACGCCGAGGCGCTCGTCGCGGGGCTCGGGTGGAAGCCGGGGATGTGCGACGAGGCCGTGCTGTACGCGGTGGCGCGGGCGCTGCAGGGGCTGGAGCATGTCGGGTTCACCGTGCCGGATGCGGCGATGGCGGAGTACCTCGCGAGTGTGCGGCGGATCGCGGACGCGGAGATCGCGGGGGTGCCGGGGGAGTCGGCGGAGGCGGCGGTGCGCTACGTGGTGCTGGGGTCGGTGTTGGTGGAACCGTTGTTGCTGGCGTTGCGGCGGGTGGCGCAGCAGGTGAGCTCGGGGGAGCGGTTCGGGACGGAGCTCGACGGGTCGTCCGAGAACGACCTAGGTTCAACTTGA
- a CDS encoding 3-keto-5-aminohexanoate cleavage protein has product MILQVCLNGARDVAEHPWLSADETVVAQDAAAAVDAGAVEIHVHPKDAAGRDSLAREDVQRWLGAVRAAAPGVPVGVTTGAWAEPDVARRLEAIEGWTELPDYASVNWHEAGADEVAALLGRRGIGVEAGIWDAAGLEAWRVSPVRGDCLRVLVELPAEAVDVVRPHAEGLIAHVAREEPDLPILLHGEELSTWPALDLAAELGLDTRIGLEDTLLLPDGTEAPSNAALVRAARARLPQP; this is encoded by the coding sequence ATGATCCTGCAGGTCTGCCTGAACGGTGCCAGGGACGTCGCGGAGCACCCCTGGCTGAGCGCTGACGAGACGGTGGTGGCTCAGGACGCCGCGGCCGCCGTCGATGCCGGTGCCGTCGAGATCCACGTGCACCCGAAGGATGCCGCCGGTCGCGACTCTCTCGCGCGCGAGGATGTGCAGCGGTGGCTGGGCGCCGTCCGTGCGGCGGCGCCGGGCGTGCCCGTGGGGGTGACGACCGGAGCCTGGGCCGAGCCCGATGTGGCCCGGCGCCTCGAGGCGATCGAGGGCTGGACCGAACTCCCCGACTATGCGTCCGTGAACTGGCACGAGGCCGGCGCCGACGAGGTGGCTGCGCTGCTGGGGCGCCGGGGCATCGGTGTGGAGGCGGGTATCTGGGACGCCGCGGGGCTCGAGGCGTGGCGGGTGTCCCCGGTTCGCGGCGATTGCCTGCGCGTGCTCGTGGAGCTTCCCGCGGAGGCCGTCGACGTCGTCCGCCCGCACGCTGAAGGTCTGATCGCGCACGTCGCGCGCGAAGAGCCCGACCTGCCGATCCTGCTCCACGGCGAGGAGTTGTCGACGTGGCCCGCCCTCGATCTCGCCGCGGAACTCGGCCTCGACACGAGGATCGGCCTGGAGGACACGCTCCTCCTGCCGGACGGCACCGAGGCCCCGAGCAACGCCGCCCTCGTCCGCGCCGCCCGCGCCCGCCTCCCCCAGCCCTAG
- a CDS encoding VOC family protein has translation MLKIVSIVIRVNDLPAQTAFWKAALDYVERDPVEDDWVVLKPRDADAPCIALDAHHSERVLPPRIHLDIYAEDQTAEVERLAGLGAREVPWDGRPDDADYIIMEDPEGNRFCIVDRPDWRGWNAG, from the coding sequence ATGCTGAAGATCGTGTCGATCGTGATCCGCGTGAACGACCTCCCCGCCCAGACGGCATTCTGGAAGGCCGCCCTCGACTACGTCGAACGAGACCCCGTGGAGGACGACTGGGTGGTGCTCAAACCGCGCGACGCCGACGCTCCTTGCATCGCGCTCGACGCACACCACTCGGAGCGCGTACTGCCGCCGCGCATCCACCTCGACATCTACGCGGAAGACCAGACTGCGGAAGTGGAGCGTCTCGCCGGACTCGGAGCGCGGGAGGTGCCCTGGGACGGCCGCCCCGACGACGCCGACTACATCATCATGGAAGACCCCGAAGGGAACCGCTTCTGCATCGTCGACCGTCCCGACTGGCGCGGGTGGAATGCGGGCTGA
- a CDS encoding helix-turn-helix transcriptional regulator has protein sequence MTGTSARMLALLSLLQARRDWPGQVLAERLDVTPRTVRRDVDRLRELGYRVAASKGPYGGYRLEAGSELPPLLFDEGQAVAVAVALQNAAAGGVDVAEDAERALATVRQVMPSRLRHRMDGIRFLETAAEHRVDPGVLEAASAAVRDQEVLRFDYGDAADRPPRRAEPHAVVAREGRWYLLAWDLDAHDWRTYRLDRMKPRVPRGPRFAPRPLPADDARTYLAARAKGSTTEDRWPCVGMVVLERDAREVAPWAGSGDLEPLPDGSCRLTVGSWSWTGVLAAVARFDAPFTIIGPEALREAAVALANRVHAAAAATR, from the coding sequence ATGACCGGAACGTCCGCGCGCATGCTCGCTCTCCTGTCCCTGCTGCAGGCCCGGCGCGACTGGCCAGGGCAGGTCCTCGCGGAGCGCCTCGACGTCACCCCGCGGACCGTTCGCCGAGACGTCGATCGTCTGCGCGAGCTCGGGTACCGCGTGGCCGCGAGCAAGGGTCCGTACGGCGGGTACCGTCTCGAGGCCGGCTCGGAGCTTCCTCCCCTCCTGTTCGACGAAGGCCAGGCGGTCGCCGTCGCCGTCGCGCTGCAGAACGCCGCGGCGGGAGGCGTCGACGTCGCGGAGGACGCGGAACGGGCGCTCGCGACGGTCCGCCAGGTCATGCCGTCCCGGCTGCGGCATCGCATGGACGGCATCCGCTTCCTGGAGACAGCGGCAGAGCACCGCGTCGATCCCGGCGTCCTGGAGGCGGCGAGCGCCGCAGTCCGCGACCAGGAGGTGCTGCGCTTCGATTACGGCGACGCAGCCGACCGGCCTCCCCGGCGGGCGGAACCGCACGCGGTCGTCGCGCGAGAAGGCCGGTGGTATCTGCTGGCTTGGGATCTCGACGCCCACGACTGGCGCACGTACCGCCTGGATCGGATGAAGCCCCGTGTGCCGCGTGGACCGAGGTTCGCTCCACGTCCTCTCCCTGCTGACGACGCGCGAACCTACCTCGCGGCGCGGGCGAAGGGCTCGACGACCGAGGATCGCTGGCCGTGCGTCGGGATGGTCGTGCTGGAGCGGGACGCCCGCGAGGTCGCTCCGTGGGCGGGCAGTGGTGACCTCGAACCTCTCCCCGACGGCTCTTGCCGGCTCACCGTCGGTTCCTGGTCCTGGACGGGAGTGCTCGCCGCGGTCGCGCGTTTCGACGCCCCCTTCACCATCATCGGCCCCGAGGCGCTGCGAGAGGCTGCGGTCGCACTGGCGAACCGGGTGCACGCCGCAGCCGCCGCGACGCGCTGA
- a CDS encoding SDR family NAD(P)-dependent oxidoreductase, translating to MALTAHSTIGDWMSDPTGGPLIRGLFEQTGADPELLTPVLGLPLQQLVAMSQGQLPQSVVDDLVRAANNGEIPEDDASEGWTEKVTAGRFAGKTVIVTGAASGIGKATASRIAREGGRVIASDIAAEKLDAFKAELPDADIVTVAGDLTKQDAIDAVLAAAGDRIDGLANVAGINDDFSPAGETPDAVWDRVIAINLTAPFKLMRAVIPVMEKAGRGAILNVSSEAGLRGNASGNAYTASKHGIIGVTKSAAFMYGPKGIRVNSVAPGGVATGIPMPPHMSEFGSGRLAPFQQAIPTVATAEHLAASITFLLSDDAVNINGAILASDGGWSVQ from the coding sequence ATGGCCCTCACCGCACACTCCACCATCGGCGACTGGATGAGCGACCCCACCGGCGGCCCGCTCATCCGTGGCCTCTTCGAGCAGACGGGCGCCGACCCCGAGCTCCTCACCCCCGTGCTCGGGCTCCCGCTGCAGCAGCTCGTCGCCATGAGCCAGGGCCAGCTCCCGCAGTCGGTCGTCGACGACCTCGTCCGCGCCGCGAACAACGGCGAGATCCCGGAGGACGACGCCTCCGAGGGCTGGACCGAGAAGGTCACGGCGGGCCGCTTCGCCGGCAAGACCGTCATCGTCACGGGCGCCGCGTCGGGGATCGGCAAGGCCACCGCCTCGCGCATCGCCCGGGAAGGCGGTCGCGTGATCGCCAGCGACATCGCCGCCGAGAAGCTCGACGCCTTCAAGGCCGAACTGCCGGACGCCGACATCGTCACGGTCGCCGGCGACCTCACGAAGCAGGACGCGATCGACGCCGTCCTCGCCGCCGCGGGCGACCGCATCGACGGGCTCGCGAACGTCGCCGGCATCAACGACGACTTCTCCCCGGCCGGCGAGACCCCGGATGCCGTGTGGGACCGGGTCATCGCGATCAACCTCACGGCGCCGTTCAAGCTCATGCGCGCGGTCATCCCCGTCATGGAGAAGGCCGGACGCGGCGCGATCCTCAACGTGTCGAGCGAGGCCGGCCTCCGCGGCAACGCCTCGGGCAACGCCTACACGGCCAGCAAGCACGGCATCATCGGGGTCACCAAGTCGGCCGCCTTCATGTACGGGCCGAAGGGCATCCGCGTGAACTCCGTCGCCCCGGGCGGCGTCGCCACCGGCATCCCCATGCCCCCGCACATGTCCGAGTTCGGCTCCGGCCGCCTCGCCCCGTTCCAGCAGGCCATCCCGACCGTCGCGACCGCCGAGCACCTGGCCGCGTCGATCACCTTCCTGCTGTCGGATGACGCCGTGAACATCAACGGCGCCATCCTCGCCTCCGACGGAGGCTGGTCCGTGCAGTAA
- a CDS encoding NmrA family NAD(P)-binding protein — protein MRIAVTTPNGHVGHHLTRMLIRAGVRPLLLTRDPDRIAADLRPYVDIALADSQDPEEVVAATRGVDALYWVDPSVFSDDPLADYARATEALVQAVRANGVRRVVFQSSVGAEKRHGVGEIDGLAATEVALDALDIDVTHLRCGYFFTNLLLDVESLRAGTLATVLPLDFRMPWVAPRDIAEVAALTLLNREWRGRRVQAVHGPADLSWSEVAGVLTRELGREVTVQRIDDEEMRQGLRAAGMPEAMAEAVLGMSTGLRDGFVAEQPRSVLSTTPTTLEAWAREELVGVV, from the coding sequence ATGCGCATCGCTGTCACCACCCCCAACGGCCACGTCGGGCACCACCTCACGCGGATGCTGATCCGCGCCGGCGTCCGCCCCCTACTGCTCACCAGGGACCCCGATCGCATCGCTGCCGACCTGCGCCCGTACGTCGACATCGCCTTGGCCGACTCGCAGGATCCCGAGGAGGTCGTCGCCGCGACGCGGGGCGTCGATGCCCTGTACTGGGTGGATCCGTCGGTGTTCTCCGACGACCCCCTCGCCGACTACGCCCGTGCCACCGAAGCCCTGGTGCAGGCCGTGCGGGCGAACGGCGTCCGGCGGGTGGTGTTCCAGAGCAGCGTCGGCGCGGAGAAGCGGCACGGCGTCGGCGAGATCGACGGCCTGGCCGCCACGGAGGTCGCGCTCGACGCCCTCGATATCGACGTGACGCATCTGCGGTGCGGCTACTTCTTCACCAACCTGTTGCTCGACGTCGAGTCGCTGCGGGCGGGGACGCTCGCCACGGTGCTCCCGCTGGACTTCCGGATGCCGTGGGTGGCGCCGCGGGACATCGCGGAGGTCGCTGCCCTCACGCTCCTGAACAGGGAGTGGAGGGGCCGGCGGGTGCAGGCCGTGCACGGACCCGCGGACCTGAGCTGGTCCGAGGTCGCCGGGGTCCTGACGCGCGAGCTCGGGCGGGAGGTGACCGTGCAGCGCATCGACGACGAGGAGATGCGTCAGGGGCTCCGCGCCGCGGGGATGCCGGAGGCGATGGCCGAGGCCGTGCTGGGGATGTCCACCGGGCTCCGCGACGGCTTCGTGGCGGAGCAGCCGCGGTCCGTCCTCTCGACGACACCGACGACTCTCGAAGCGTGGGCGCGCGAGGAGCTCGTCGGAGTGGTGTGA